In Prochlorococcus marinus str. MIT 1214, one DNA window encodes the following:
- a CDS encoding nucleoside deaminase gives MSQEEKIKWMTRLLSKAKLVGERGEVPIASVILDKRGRCIGYGGNRREAMKDPLGHAELVALRQASWINNDWRFNDCTLIVNLEPCPMCAGALIQARMGKIIYGSEDPKRGALGGTINLAEHKSAHHNMIIERGIMEEESRKIILDWFKDKRVLSRQSLLSKLR, from the coding sequence CTGAGTCAGGAAGAAAAAATAAAGTGGATGACAAGATTGTTATCTAAAGCAAAGCTTGTAGGGGAGAGAGGGGAAGTCCCTATTGCTTCAGTCATTCTCGACAAAAGGGGCAGATGTATTGGTTATGGGGGGAATAGAAGGGAAGCAATGAAAGATCCTTTAGGTCATGCTGAGTTGGTAGCTCTGCGACAAGCTTCTTGGATAAACAATGATTGGAGATTTAATGACTGTACATTGATTGTAAATCTGGAGCCATGTCCAATGTGTGCAGGCGCTTTAATACAAGCAAGGATGGGGAAGATTATCTATGGATCTGAAGACCCAAAAAGAGGTGCATTAGGTGGAACGATCAATCTCGCAGAGCATAAAAGTGCCCATCATAATATGATAATTGAAAGAGGAATAATGGAAGAAGAATCTAGAAAGATAATATTAGATTGGTTCAAAGATAAAAGAGTTTTATCTAGACAAAGTTTATTATCTAAACTTAGGTAA
- a CDS encoding pyridoxal phosphate-dependent decarboxylase family protein, translating to MDPFASPHNLDRELHSFLAEASSNLCYWFAESGSQAPMPDSFDLPEAFPNKKGVSNKVLLNDLQSLMNGSYRPSHPRALAHLDPPPLSASIVGELICAGLNNNLLAEELSPSLTSLERKLCKWFCQKLGLGDLSGGVAASGGSLSNLMALVMARNIAGLENDTSAVFFASEDCHVSFSKSLRIMGLNKESLQQVPTDEKGKLDISYLSSNLKKIKSQGKKCFAVVATAGTTVRGAIDPLFEIAQFCKKEKIWLHVDGAIGGIYGLSAKTSEMVKDLASADSITVNPQKLLGIAKTSSLLLVANKNHLSSTFSTGLPYAESIKGNDFHGGELGIQGTRSAEALKLWIGLRQLGEEGIEKILLDSIKRRCYFESKIDSSRFKIISGPLHLLALTPINYTSSQGSDWSMKMRNTLLVNKFMLSRPLYEDRFYLKAVMGNPNTKFEDLKLLANLINQSIN from the coding sequence TTGGACCCTTTTGCATCACCACACAATTTAGATAGAGAACTTCATTCTTTTCTTGCTGAAGCCTCAAGTAATCTTTGTTATTGGTTTGCTGAATCAGGCAGTCAAGCTCCTATGCCTGATTCATTTGATTTACCTGAGGCCTTTCCCAATAAAAAAGGTGTATCAAATAAAGTTTTATTAAATGATCTTCAATCATTAATGAATGGTTCTTATCGACCATCTCATCCAAGAGCTCTTGCTCATTTAGATCCTCCTCCTTTGTCTGCATCAATTGTAGGAGAGCTTATTTGTGCAGGTTTAAATAATAATCTTTTGGCTGAAGAATTATCACCCAGCTTGACATCCCTGGAAAGAAAACTGTGTAAATGGTTTTGTCAGAAATTAGGTCTTGGTGATTTGTCTGGAGGGGTAGCTGCTAGCGGGGGAAGTTTAAGTAATTTAATGGCATTAGTAATGGCAAGAAATATTGCTGGTCTAGAAAATGATACCAGTGCAGTATTTTTTGCAAGTGAAGATTGTCATGTCTCATTTTCAAAATCTCTAAGGATTATGGGACTTAACAAAGAATCTTTGCAACAAGTTCCGACTGATGAAAAAGGTAAATTGGATATTTCTTACTTGTCTTCAAATTTAAAAAAAATAAAATCTCAGGGGAAGAAATGTTTCGCTGTCGTAGCTACAGCAGGAACAACTGTAAGAGGGGCTATTGATCCACTCTTTGAAATCGCTCAATTTTGCAAAAAAGAGAAAATTTGGCTTCATGTTGATGGCGCAATTGGTGGAATTTATGGCCTATCAGCAAAAACTTCAGAAATGGTTAAAGACTTAGCTTCTGCAGACTCTATTACTGTTAATCCACAGAAATTATTGGGTATCGCAAAAACTTCTTCTTTATTACTGGTAGCTAATAAAAACCATCTTTCTTCCACCTTCTCAACAGGACTACCTTATGCCGAATCAATAAAAGGAAATGATTTTCATGGGGGAGAACTTGGAATTCAAGGTACTAGATCCGCCGAGGCATTAAAATTGTGGATTGGTTTAAGACAATTAGGTGAAGAAGGTATAGAAAAAATACTTTTGGATTCTATTAAAAGAAGATGTTATTTTGAATCAAAAATTGATTCATCAAGATTTAAAATAATATCAGGACCTCTTCATCTTTTAGCTTTAACACCGATCAATTATACTTCTTCTCAAGGCTCAGATTGGTCTATGAAAATGAGAAACACTTTATTAGTCAATAAGTTTATGCTATCAAGACCATTGTATGAGGATAGATTTTATTTAAAAGCTGTTATGGGTAACCCTAATACTAAATTTGAGGATTTAAAACTTTTAGCTAATCTTATTAATCAGTCAATTAATTGA
- a CDS encoding YcjF family protein — MKIYTSKKIIFYILIIFIGLIFVGLIGAIIRLINIPVVLITVLLIGGLSYSKKIDWLQNILQSIFKIKSEKKLIDLSLLTKKQAAGKSLKSIDLLIRLINDKVTAKALKDEKERVSLELDRGDIILVVFGIGSSGKTSLIRALLKRIVGKVSPEMGSTRQKETFRLKLKGLPRGIRIIDTPGILEAGKGGREREKSALIEARKADLMLVVIEGDLRSEETRIIRSLSKSGKRLLLVLNKIDLRGENEEKRLIEILNSRCSDFIEPKDIICTSASPQTIAIPGKKPFQPDPEIGSLIRRLANILHEEGEELIADNILIQCSNLGKEGKKLLVKQRSQSAKKCVDKYGWLSSGALLLTPLPVIDMIAAAAVNAQMVIEIAKIYGVEITKDRAKNLAISVGKTLATMGLVQGGVSLISSTLSLSLPTLVVSKVIQAVSVSWLTRIAGASFITYFQQDQNWGDGGIQEVVEYHYNLNKREEYFKSFIRRAYERVIDPLVEKKFKKLPPRSRPPGMEGSSDL, encoded by the coding sequence ATGAAAATTTATACTTCAAAAAAAATAATATTTTATATATTAATAATTTTTATTGGCTTGATATTTGTAGGCTTAATTGGAGCAATCATTAGATTAATAAATATACCTGTCGTATTAATTACAGTGTTATTAATAGGCGGCTTAAGTTATTCAAAGAAAATAGACTGGTTACAAAACATTCTACAATCAATATTTAAAATTAAAAGTGAGAAGAAATTAATAGATTTATCATTACTAACCAAAAAGCAAGCTGCAGGTAAATCATTAAAAAGTATTGATCTGTTAATCAGATTAATTAATGATAAAGTCACGGCCAAGGCCCTAAAGGATGAAAAGGAAAGAGTTTCGTTAGAGTTAGATAGAGGGGATATTATTTTAGTAGTTTTTGGAATTGGCTCTAGTGGTAAAACATCACTAATAAGAGCTCTTTTAAAAAGAATAGTAGGTAAAGTTAGTCCTGAAATGGGGTCAACAAGACAAAAAGAAACCTTCCGGCTTAAACTTAAAGGCCTTCCAAGAGGAATAAGAATTATTGATACACCTGGAATATTAGAAGCGGGAAAAGGAGGTAGAGAAAGGGAAAAGAGTGCGTTAATAGAAGCACGCAAAGCTGATTTAATGTTAGTAGTAATAGAAGGAGATTTACGTTCTGAAGAAACAAGAATAATCAGGAGTTTATCTAAATCTGGCAAAAGACTTTTACTTGTTCTTAATAAAATAGATTTAAGAGGAGAAAATGAAGAAAAAAGATTAATCGAAATTCTAAATTCTAGATGTAGTGATTTTATCGAGCCAAAAGATATTATTTGTACCTCTGCATCCCCTCAAACAATTGCAATCCCTGGAAAAAAGCCTTTTCAACCAGACCCTGAAATCGGTAGTTTAATTAGAAGATTAGCAAATATTCTACATGAAGAAGGTGAAGAGCTAATTGCAGATAATATATTGATTCAATGCAGTAATCTTGGTAAAGAAGGTAAAAAATTGTTAGTTAAGCAAAGAAGTCAATCAGCCAAAAAATGTGTTGATAAGTATGGTTGGCTCAGTAGCGGAGCATTATTATTAACTCCATTACCTGTGATCGATATGATCGCTGCGGCGGCTGTGAATGCACAAATGGTTATTGAAATAGCAAAAATCTATGGTGTTGAAATTACTAAAGATAGAGCAAAGAATTTAGCAATTTCGGTAGGGAAAACACTTGCAACTATGGGTTTAGTTCAAGGTGGAGTTTCTCTAATAAGCTCAACATTAAGTCTGTCACTTCCAACATTAGTTGTTAGCAAAGTAATTCAAGCTGTCAGTGTATCCTGGCTTACTAGGATTGCAGGAGCAAGTTTCATAACTTATTTCCAACAAGACCAAAATTGGGGAGATGGTGGAATCCAAGAAGTTGTTGAATATCATTACAACTTAAATAAAAGAGAAGAGTATTTCAAAAGTTTTATTCGAAGGGCTTATGAGAGGGTTATTGATCCTTTAGTTGAAAAAAAATTTAAAAAACTACCGCCGAGATCAAGGCCTCCGGGGATGGAGGGATCATCGGACCTCTAA
- the lspA gene encoding signal peptidase II codes for MKIISYSIFIILLDQVSKFLVLTTLGFERSKNIIPNLLNFSLVKNKGAAFSLFSNATNLLTITSILATLLLISIILKSPPKSYWNSIGLAYLLGGTVGNGIDRLLKGYVLDFLELVPINFPIFNLADVSINIAIICFIIDLTKDKSRIKH; via the coding sequence ATGAAAATCATATCTTACTCTATTTTTATTATTTTATTAGATCAAGTTAGTAAATTCTTAGTATTAACTACATTAGGCTTTGAAAGATCAAAAAATATTATTCCTAATTTATTAAATTTCAGTCTAGTAAAAAACAAAGGGGCTGCATTTAGTCTTTTTAGTAACGCAACAAACCTTCTTACTATTACAAGTATTTTAGCCACATTATTATTAATTAGTATTATTTTAAAGTCCCCGCCAAAATCCTATTGGAATTCAATTGGACTTGCATATCTTTTAGGCGGAACTGTAGGTAATGGAATTGACAGATTATTAAAAGGCTATGTTCTTGATTTTTTAGAACTAGTTCCTATTAATTTTCCTATTTTCAATTTAGCCGATGTATCAATAAACATTGCTATAATATGTTTTATAATTGATTTAACCAAAGACAAATCAAGAATAAAACATTAA
- a CDS encoding biotin transporter BioY, with translation MHNFSNGAKAITGVMLIIICAMIPSSIIFPQEDLSLSNIPLHGNWQIQGLLLTSLLCGPKIGTISAISYLIIGLFYLPVFHGGGSVGYILTHEFGYLLGFIPAAWTCGFLAKNTSKSNLINYSFYTAISLCIMHIIGIIYLILGKILGNWFVSLFDLILINTFIPFPTQLLLCISISLLSLLLKRILILK, from the coding sequence TTGCACAATTTTAGTAATGGAGCAAAAGCAATAACAGGCGTAATGTTAATCATAATATGCGCAATGATACCATCATCAATAATTTTTCCTCAAGAAGACCTTTCTCTCTCAAATATCCCACTTCATGGTAACTGGCAAATCCAGGGTCTTCTTTTGACTTCATTGCTTTGTGGACCCAAAATAGGAACAATTTCTGCAATTTCGTATTTGATTATAGGTCTATTCTATTTACCTGTTTTTCATGGCGGAGGAAGTGTAGGTTATATCTTAACTCATGAATTTGGTTACTTGTTAGGATTTATTCCTGCTGCGTGGACATGTGGTTTTTTAGCTAAAAATACTTCAAAATCTAATTTAATAAATTATTCATTTTATACGGCCATATCATTATGCATAATGCATATTATAGGAATTATTTATCTAATTCTAGGTAAAATACTTGGGAATTGGTTTGTTTCTTTATTTGATCTTATTTTGATAAATACTTTTATACCTTTTCCCACTCAATTATTACTATGCATATCAATAAGTCTATTATCATTATTATTAAAACGTATATTAATACTGAAATGA
- a CDS encoding NAD(P)H dehydrogenase assembly family protein: MKFSVGEKVSLQVPLPYLKTADSISMLRPPDLVSLDEVGIIMGIRPNDLLEVKFRRGNFLIPLERLKILGEDN; the protein is encoded by the coding sequence ATGAAATTTTCAGTTGGAGAAAAAGTATCCTTGCAAGTTCCTTTGCCATATTTGAAGACAGCAGATTCTATATCAATGTTGAGGCCACCAGACCTAGTCTCCCTAGATGAGGTTGGCATAATTATGGGAATAAGACCAAATGATTTATTAGAAGTGAAATTTAGAAGGGGCAATTTCTTGATTCCTTTAGAAAGACTGAAAATTTTGGGTGAAGACAACTGA
- a CDS encoding M16 family metallopeptidase yields MSAKLWIEEGSRNDPKDKKGIHQLLSSTMLRGCGPYNNRQIAEIVESSGANLNCDTFEDGLLISLKCIESDAYKLLPLIGWMITKPLLQIDQIELEKDLTIKSIKRQKESTYQLAFDGWRKMVYGDGPYGHDPLGSIDAINKINKEDILPFAGSLIYRKKNLVISGSFPINVESYIENSIAFKDISKKFNAKNKTLKKHKNELETEAKTSIFTRSLNTKQVILLLGKSTVRYDNKSDILLRLLSCYLGYGMSSLLFKILREKYGVVYEAGVYHPIREHKTPFIMHASTTEEKAILTLQLLKECWGKFINSEISPEELDLVKIKFRGQMAHSLQSISQRAEHKAHLLGIGLTKDHDKEILLRIESITSKEIKDAANKYLKNPLLSVCSNKEVIRKIIKEWET; encoded by the coding sequence ATGTCCGCAAAGCTATGGATAGAAGAAGGGAGTAGAAATGATCCAAAAGATAAAAAAGGCATCCATCAACTTTTAAGCTCAACAATGCTTAGAGGTTGTGGGCCATACAATAATAGACAAATTGCCGAAATCGTAGAAAGTTCTGGAGCAAATTTGAACTGTGATACTTTCGAAGATGGTCTTCTAATAAGTCTTAAATGTATCGAAAGTGATGCTTATAAACTTCTTCCTTTAATTGGTTGGATGATTACAAAACCTCTACTTCAAATAGATCAAATTGAATTAGAAAAAGATCTAACGATAAAATCCATTAAAAGACAAAAAGAGAGTACATATCAACTGGCTTTTGATGGATGGAGAAAGATGGTATATGGTGATGGACCATACGGACATGATCCACTGGGATCAATAGATGCCATAAATAAAATCAATAAAGAAGATATATTGCCATTTGCAGGCTCATTGATTTATAGAAAAAAGAACTTAGTAATTTCAGGAAGTTTTCCAATTAATGTAGAAAGTTATATAGAAAATTCAATTGCATTTAAGGATATAAGTAAAAAATTTAATGCTAAAAATAAAACACTTAAAAAACATAAAAATGAACTCGAAACAGAAGCAAAAACAAGTATTTTTACAAGATCATTAAATACGAAACAAGTCATTCTGCTATTAGGTAAATCAACAGTTAGATATGATAATAAATCTGATATTTTGCTTAGATTATTATCATGTTACTTAGGTTATGGAATGTCAAGTTTATTATTTAAGATTCTCAGAGAAAAGTATGGAGTAGTTTATGAAGCAGGAGTTTATCACCCTATCAGAGAGCATAAAACACCATTTATTATGCACGCATCTACAACTGAAGAGAAAGCAATTCTTACTCTTCAACTACTAAAAGAGTGTTGGGGAAAATTTATTAATAGTGAAATCTCACCTGAAGAATTGGACCTTGTAAAGATAAAATTTCGTGGCCAAATGGCACATTCCTTGCAGAGTATTAGTCAAAGAGCTGAGCATAAAGCTCATCTATTAGGAATTGGTCTAACAAAGGATCACGATAAAGAAATTCTTCTAAGAATCGAAAGTATAACAAGTAAAGAAATCAAGGATGCTGCTAATAAATATTTAAAGAACCCATTATTAAGCGTTTGCAGTAACAAAGAAGTTATTCGGAAAATAATTAAAGAATGGGAAACCTAA
- a CDS encoding M16 family metallopeptidase: MKVNHWSLPNGATCVVADIEQSTLTCIDFWCKGGSLYEMKDEEGMAHFLEHMIFKGSKNLKEGEFDLKIESLGGSSNAATGLDDVHYHVLVPPEKIEEGLKLILELLLFPKIEQDAFEIEKEVVLEEIAQNIEQPDEIIYMKLLKECLKPHRYSKPILGSEKTVKSINPKQMKLFHKNHYVGKNCTLCIVGDLPKEIFSIINNSKLKELNPISKEIDMSNRTTFNKGYKKETVPRLEGGRILKAWKLPPAKEQLLILGAEIVSTMLCEGKSSLIVKELREEKRIIESIDIDLQILEEGGLILLDVSCSQENLNIAEIEINKILKDLARDLVTNKDLERSKKLVINNIYFGLELSTQIASTLGNQALWGRHQEIFKSIDEISYWTTSRLKKLIFPLFNPENAFTLIAEPEK; this comes from the coding sequence ATGAAAGTAAATCATTGGTCATTACCTAATGGTGCTACATGTGTTGTAGCTGATATAGAACAATCAACTTTGACTTGTATTGACTTTTGGTGCAAAGGAGGAAGTCTTTATGAAATGAAAGATGAAGAAGGAATGGCGCATTTCTTAGAACATATGATATTTAAAGGTAGTAAGAACCTTAAAGAAGGTGAATTCGATTTAAAAATTGAATCTCTTGGTGGAAGTAGTAATGCTGCAACTGGGTTGGACGATGTTCACTATCACGTTCTTGTACCCCCAGAAAAAATAGAAGAAGGACTAAAATTGATATTAGAGTTATTATTATTTCCTAAAATTGAACAAGATGCCTTTGAAATTGAGAAAGAAGTAGTTTTAGAGGAAATCGCACAAAATATTGAGCAACCAGATGAAATTATTTATATGAAATTGTTAAAGGAATGTTTAAAACCTCATAGATATTCAAAACCAATACTTGGTAGTGAAAAAACTGTAAAAAGTATAAATCCTAAACAAATGAAACTATTCCACAAAAATCATTATGTAGGAAAGAACTGTACACTATGTATAGTAGGAGACTTGCCCAAAGAAATTTTTTCAATAATTAACAATAGTAAACTTAAGGAATTAAACCCAATCTCAAAAGAGATAGATATGAGTAATAGAACTACTTTTAATAAAGGTTATAAAAAAGAAACTGTACCAAGGCTTGAAGGTGGAAGAATATTGAAAGCCTGGAAACTTCCACCTGCAAAAGAGCAGCTCTTAATTTTAGGAGCAGAAATAGTTTCCACAATGTTATGCGAAGGTAAAAGTAGCCTTATTGTTAAGGAATTAAGAGAAGAGAAACGTATTATTGAATCAATAGATATAGATTTACAAATACTTGAAGAGGGTGGGTTAATTCTTTTAGATGTAAGTTGTTCACAGGAAAATCTTAACATTGCCGAAATTGAGATTAATAAGATTCTTAAAGATTTAGCTAGAGATTTAGTTACTAATAAAGATTTGGAGCGTTCGAAAAAATTAGTTATAAATAATATTTATTTTGGTCTAGAGTTAAGTACTCAAATCGCCTCAACATTAGGGAATCAGGCTTTATGGGGGCGACACCAAGAAATATTTAAATCGATAGATGAAATTTCATATTGGACGACTTCACGCTTAAAAAAATTGATTTTTCCATTATTTAATCCAGAAAATGCATTTACATTAATTGCTGAACCTGAGAAGTAA
- a CDS encoding phycocyanobilin:ferredoxin oxidoreductase yields MESVFCTQSKLNPHLLEAFELFKNRINSLTDVEPLYIDPKLSRIYSNINKEELFIINEFYQAKGFRKIHLEVAKLGKSLQILHCVFFPDPCYELPIFGADLVVSSNNISAAIVDLSPVGKHLPDALISQMRSIKFPKFNETRRLPEWGFIFSPYVCFIRPVDFLEEKLFLELIDQYLSLLFSLLVSVSEDEIDSLDTMERLNYQKRYCLNQKRNDKTRGILSKFFDSSWADEYINKILFEC; encoded by the coding sequence TTGGAGTCAGTCTTTTGCACTCAAAGTAAATTGAATCCTCATTTGCTTGAGGCTTTCGAACTTTTCAAGAATAGAATTAATTCGTTGACTGATGTAGAACCTCTATACATTGACCCTAAGTTAAGCAGGATTTATAGCAACATTAATAAAGAGGAATTATTTATTATCAACGAGTTTTATCAAGCAAAAGGATTTAGGAAAATTCATTTGGAAGTTGCAAAGCTTGGCAAATCATTACAAATACTTCATTGTGTCTTTTTCCCTGACCCTTGCTATGAACTTCCCATATTTGGTGCTGACTTGGTAGTTAGTTCAAATAACATCTCCGCGGCCATTGTTGATTTGTCACCAGTTGGGAAACATTTGCCTGATGCCCTGATTTCTCAAATGAGATCGATAAAATTCCCTAAATTCAATGAAACTAGGAGGCTTCCTGAATGGGGCTTTATTTTTTCTCCGTATGTTTGCTTTATTCGTCCAGTTGATTTCCTCGAAGAAAAATTATTTTTAGAACTCATCGATCAGTATTTGTCACTACTATTCTCCTTATTAGTTAGTGTAAGCGAAGACGAAATTGATTCGTTGGATACAATGGAGAGACTTAATTATCAAAAACGATATTGTCTAAATCAAAAACGTAATGATAAAACCAGAGGGATTTTATCAAAATTTTTTGATTCTTCTTGGGCAGATGAATACATAAACAAAATCCTTTTTGAATGTTAG
- a CDS encoding efflux RND transporter periplasmic adaptor subunit: protein MLVMLKISSLKFLFPIAITPLCVILISGCNNKNLEVNQTLKDIEVDRIEGVAALGQLNPLGEVRKLAAPTSGKGGTPRLSKLLIREGESIIKDQILAVFDNRPKLKANLKSAEANLNILMSEISIKKREINRYQTLFDKGAVAEIVLDKMKDDLFISETRVSKLKSSIDAIKVDLEQTQLKSPIDGIVLQILVREGERPNSSGVINVGANQSMEALIEVYESDIDRVQMGQTVDLISENGGFNGSLSGQVSLISPQVRQRRVLSTDPTGDADSRVVEVRVKLDNSSAQKVSHLTGMKVIARFQP, encoded by the coding sequence ATGTTAGTTATGTTAAAAATTTCATCTTTAAAATTTTTATTTCCCATAGCTATCACACCTTTGTGCGTGATCTTAATTAGTGGATGTAATAATAAAAATTTAGAAGTAAATCAAACTCTCAAGGATATTGAAGTTGATAGAATTGAAGGTGTAGCAGCTTTGGGTCAATTAAATCCTCTTGGCGAAGTCAGGAAATTAGCAGCTCCAACTAGTGGAAAGGGTGGTACACCAAGATTATCTAAATTATTAATTCGAGAAGGTGAATCTATTATTAAAGACCAAATCTTAGCTGTTTTTGATAATCGTCCAAAACTTAAAGCTAATCTGAAATCTGCGGAAGCTAATTTAAATATATTAATGAGTGAAATCAGTATAAAAAAAAGGGAAATTAATAGGTATCAAACTCTTTTTGATAAAGGAGCAGTGGCTGAAATTGTTTTAGACAAGATGAAAGACGATTTGTTTATTTCTGAAACAAGGGTTTCAAAGCTTAAATCTTCTATCGATGCAATTAAAGTTGATTTAGAACAAACACAATTAAAAAGTCCAATTGATGGGATTGTTCTGCAAATCTTAGTTCGTGAAGGAGAGAGACCAAATTCGTCTGGTGTAATTAATGTTGGCGCTAACCAATCAATGGAAGCGCTTATTGAAGTGTATGAATCCGATATAGATAGAGTTCAAATGGGGCAAACTGTTGATTTAATTAGTGAAAATGGAGGATTTAATGGCTCTTTAAGTGGTCAAGTGAGTTTGATCAGCCCACAAGTCAGGCAAAGAAGAGTGCTTTCAACCGATCCAACTGGCGATGCTGATTCAAGGGTTGTTGAGGTTAGAGTCAAACTTGACAATTCCTCAGCTCAGAAGGTTTCTCACTTAACTGGAATGAAAGTTATTGCTCGTTTTCAGCCTTAG
- the devC gene encoding ABC transporter permease DevC, which produces MELNNFIKKRKIPLAWLLLTRQPLRILVAIAGIAFAGILMFMQLGFRDGLFDASVTVHKLFDADLVLISPRSKSSISMSGFPRRRLIQAMAHKDVIGTTAVNWNFLLWRNPENLSTRSILALGFEPSKPLLIDSDFEIKAKTLQNKGRVLFDDLSRDEFGPISSWFKSGRLVETEVAGRRVRVSGIVSLGPSFGADGNLITSRETYLELSPGNPKGSIEIGLVRLEKGSDIEKVVRSLNISLPSDVKVMSLKSFIDFEKNYWKSSTSIGFIFTLGAAMGFIVGCVIVYQILYSDVSDHLPEYATLMAMGYNLRSLLGVVAREGFILSIMGYIPAYVSGQALYALVRTSTKLPVAMSFSRASTIFFLILFMCMGSALAAMKKLADADPAEIF; this is translated from the coding sequence GTGGAATTAAATAATTTTATAAAAAAAAGGAAAATACCTCTTGCTTGGCTTTTGCTGACAAGACAACCCTTAAGAATATTGGTGGCTATTGCAGGTATTGCATTCGCTGGAATATTGATGTTTATGCAATTAGGTTTCAGAGACGGTTTGTTTGACGCAAGTGTTACTGTTCATAAGTTATTTGATGCCGATTTGGTATTAATTAGTCCTCGCTCAAAAAGTTCAATAAGTATGAGTGGGTTTCCTCGAAGAAGATTAATTCAAGCAATGGCACATAAGGATGTGATTGGAACAACGGCAGTTAATTGGAATTTTCTGCTTTGGCGAAACCCTGAAAATTTATCAACAAGATCTATTCTTGCTTTAGGCTTTGAGCCAAGTAAGCCATTGTTGATTGATTCTGATTTTGAGATAAAGGCTAAAACTTTACAAAACAAAGGGAGGGTTTTATTTGATGATCTTTCCAGAGATGAATTTGGACCTATATCTTCATGGTTTAAATCAGGTCGTTTAGTTGAAACTGAAGTCGCAGGTAGAAGAGTTAGAGTTTCTGGAATAGTTAGTTTAGGTCCCTCCTTTGGCGCAGATGGGAATTTAATAACTAGCCGTGAGACATACCTAGAATTATCTCCGGGTAATCCAAAAGGAAGTATTGAAATTGGTTTAGTAAGGCTAGAGAAGGGATCTGATATTGAAAAAGTTGTTCGCTCTTTGAATATAAGTTTGCCTAGTGACGTTAAGGTAATGTCTTTAAAATCATTTATAGATTTTGAAAAGAATTATTGGAAAAGTAGTACATCGATTGGATTTATTTTTACATTGGGAGCTGCAATGGGATTTATTGTTGGTTGTGTAATTGTTTATCAAATTCTCTATAGTGATGTCAGTGATCATTTGCCTGAATATGCAACTTTAATGGCTATGGGATATAACTTAAGAAGCCTATTAGGAGTTGTAGCTAGAGAAGGATTCATTTTATCAATAATGGGATATATTCCTGCTTATGTGTCAGGACAAGCTTTGTATGCTTTGGTTAGAACATCAACTAAATTACCTGTTGCAATGAGTTTTAGTAGAGCTTCGACTATATTTTTCTTGATACTTTTTATGTGTATGGGATCAGCATTAGCAGCTATGAAAAAATTGGCAGATGCTGATCCTGCTGAGATATTTTGA
- a CDS encoding DevA family ABC transporter ATP-binding protein: MKTINNNTLNIASLNHWYGHGEMRRHVLQSVSMEISPGEVVLLTGPSGCGKTTLLTLIGALRKVQEGDLKVFGKQLFGASRKTRQNLRKNIGMIFQGHNLLRCLTAEQNVQMGADLLNGFSYKARRAQSREWLRAVGLEDHLSKLPHDLSGGQKQRVAIARALAARPKLLLADEPTSALDSSTGREIVDLLKKLALKQSCSVLMVTHDPRILDVADRLLRMEDGQILPSV, translated from the coding sequence ATGAAAACTATAAACAATAATACTTTAAATATTGCTTCTTTGAATCATTGGTATGGGCATGGAGAAATGAGAAGGCATGTTCTACAGTCTGTTTCAATGGAAATTTCTCCTGGCGAGGTTGTTTTATTGACGGGACCATCCGGCTGTGGAAAAACTACTCTTTTAACTTTGATTGGAGCTCTTCGTAAAGTTCAAGAAGGTGACCTAAAAGTTTTTGGTAAACAACTTTTTGGAGCCAGCAGAAAAACCAGACAGAATCTGAGAAAGAATATTGGAATGATTTTCCAGGGGCATAATCTTTTGAGATGTCTTACAGCGGAACAAAATGTCCAAATGGGTGCGGACCTTTTAAATGGATTTTCATACAAGGCTAGAAGGGCTCAGTCTAGAGAATGGCTTAGAGCCGTTGGATTAGAAGATCACTTATCTAAGTTGCCGCATGATTTATCAGGTGGGCAAAAACAGCGAGTTGCCATTGCCAGAGCTCTTGCCGCTAGACCAAAATTACTATTAGCGGATGAACCAACATCTGCATTAGATAGTTCAACTGGTAGAGAAATTGTTGATTTGTTAAAAAAACTTGCTTTAAAACAATCTTGTTCTGTGTTGATGGTTACTCATGATCCGAGGATATTGGATGTGGCAGATCGTCTCTTGCGAATGGAAGATGGTCAAATATTGCCCTCTGTTTAG